A region of Zeugodacus cucurbitae isolate PBARC_wt_2022May chromosome 5, idZeuCucr1.2, whole genome shotgun sequence DNA encodes the following proteins:
- the LOC128922219 gene encoding uncharacterized protein LOC128922219: MNIIVKIKMEKDKKLKQKRLRLKPSHRWTESQSLQLLQAVSDAIKDSPESFEKPTSQRFYEKLQQNTPALQSVVCVAMKSKMRYLKALYVAAAAWKNKTGSGLLANGDESSVSAHVNKICPNFDLLEVIFGQRKNVNPGVIFESTDSIEVLADSPCADSSLNDTIDSYDLCALDCEDLVDPILPISISSDCSAAAAATSTPQSSLDFRSSTKKPKRKSEAPFNKLIFIQEKRLELEVKKIELEKEKEKNEVELKRIELNNQLEMKRIETESEKETKLEIEKLKLASEERIKMFEIELKLKSK; this comes from the exons ATGAatattattgtgaaaattaaaatggaaaag gataaaaagttaaagcaaaAGCGTCTACGGCTGAAACCGTCCCATCGCTGGACAGAGTCGCAGTCCCTGCAGCTGTTGCAAGCAGTATCCGACGCAATTAAAGATAGTCCAGAATCTTTTGAG AAACCGACCTCCCAAAGGTTTTacgaaaaattgcagcaaaataCACCGGCACTTCAATCTGTCGTTTGCGTagctatgaaaagcaaaatgaggTATCTCAAAGCGTTGTACGTTGCCGCGGCAGCCTGGAAAAACAAAACTGGGTCTGGACTACTCGCTAATGGTGACGAGTCAAGCGTATCAGCGCATGTCAACAAAATTTGTCCCAACTTTGACTTACTGGAAGTTATCTTCGGGCAACGCAAAAATGTAAATCCCGgagtaatttttgaaagcacTGACAGCATTGAAGTACTGGCTGATTCCCCTTGTGCTGATAGTTCGTTAAACGATACCATCGATTCCTACGACTTGTGTGCGCTCGATTGTGAGGATTTAGTTGACCCAATATTACCTATAAGTATAAGTAGCGATTGCAGTGCCGCCGCCGCGGCAACTTCTACACCACAAAGTTCGTTGGACTTTAgaagttcaacaaaaaaaccaaaaagaaagagtgaagccccgttcaataaattgatttttattcaggAGAAAAGGTTGGAATTAGAAGTTAAGAAAATAgaattagaaaaagaaaaagaaaagaatgaggtcgagttgaaaagaattgaactgaataatcaattagaaatgaaaagaattgaaactgaatcagaaaaagaaaccaaactggaaattgaaaaactgaaaCTTGCTAGTGAAGAAcgcattaaaatgtttgaaatagagttaaagttaaaatcaaaataa
- the LOC128922208 gene encoding putative nuclease HARBI1 isoform X1, which translates to MNALQILCVNATYLCIKQLFGCQNIKMPKVSEKAKFIQLCEKSLVFDLLMLELFGKHDEIQRKKEDEIMEDFSFALAAAAYFRYGSTFVHHSVPKSPNFLIDVLPHLDENRFREIVRVSKTTFDFIIDLIKDDEVFNGPRSCKQFPIQIQLAVVMYRLGSCGEGATITKIASLFGISDGGVIQVMTNRVFDAIIKRKTQFLFWPDPVERRALVVQTLSELPHCVGYVDGTEIKLAEKPTVDCEAYFSRKHIYSLKAQCVCDHKLVIRHMVLGYPGSVHDARIYNNCELSTNATEMLTGSEWLAADSAYKLTSTLITPFRINATEGTLNQRILFNRTFSQYRIRIEHCFGLLKERFNSLKELKIQIKSDNSVKFACRWILVCAILHNIILKENDGGFDVDEESISENSEVDEPGDQNLPTVEGASKRLSLLSLMET; encoded by the exons ATGAACGCACTTCAAATTCTTTGTGTAAAtgccacttatttatgtattaaacagctgtttgggtgtcaaaatattaaaatgccgaaagttagcgaaaaagcaaaatttattcaactttgcgaaaaatcactagtatttgatttgttaatgttGGAGCTGTTTGGAAAACATGACG aaatccaacgcaaaaagGAAGATGAAATTATGGAAGACTTTAGCTTTGCATTGGCAGCTGCTGCATATTTTAGATATGGATCTACATTTGTTCATCATTCTGTCCCAAAATCACCCAActttttaatagatgtattaccGCATTTGGATGAAAACAGGTTTCGAGAAATTGTGCGAGTCAGCAAAACCACATTTGATTTTATCATTGATCTGATAAAGGATGACGAAGTGTTCAATGGTCCACGTTCATGTAAACAGTTTCCTATCCAAATTCAATTGGCTGTAGTAATGTACCGACTGGGTTCATGTGGAGAAGGAGcaacaattactaaaattgctagTTTGTTTGGTATTAGCGATGGTGGAGTAATACAG GTCATGACCAACAGGGTATTTGATGCAATTATTAAAAGGAAAACTCAGTTTCTGTTTTGGCCGGACCCTGTAGAGCGTAGAGCTTTAGTTGTTCAAACACTCAGTGAGCTACCACATTGTGTTGGCTACGTAGATGGAACGGAGATAAAATTGGCGGAAAAACCCACtgtagattgcgaagcatatttttctcgcaagcatatatattcacttaaggCTCAATGTGTGTGTGACCACAAACTAGTAATTCGTCATATGGTATTGGGGTATCCCGGTAGTGTTCACGACGCTAGGATATACAACAATTGCGAGCTATCCACAAACGCCACTGAAATGCTAACAGGATCAGAGTGGTTAGCTGCAGacagtgcatataaattaacttCGACCCTTATTACTCCTTTTAGAATAAACGCAACGGAAGGCACCTTGAATCAACGAATTCTGTTCAACAGAACGTTCAGCCAGTACCGAATAAGAATTGAGCATTGCTTTGGTTTATTGAAAGAACGTTTTAATAGCTTGAAAgaactcaaaattcaaataaagagtGATAATTCGGTAAAGTTTGCATGCCGGTGGATATTAGTTTGTgcgatattgcacaatattatattaaaagaaaacgacgGTGGTTTTGATGTTGACGAAGAAAGCATTAGTGAAAACAGTGAAGTCGACGAGCCTGGGGATCAAAACTTACCAACAGTTGAAGGTGCATCTAAGCGCCTTTCATTGTTATCACTAatggaaacttaa
- the LOC128922208 gene encoding putative nuclease HARBI1 isoform X2 has protein sequence MISEIQRKKEDEIMEDFSFALAAAAYFRYGSTFVHHSVPKSPNFLIDVLPHLDENRFREIVRVSKTTFDFIIDLIKDDEVFNGPRSCKQFPIQIQLAVVMYRLGSCGEGATITKIASLFGISDGGVIQVMTNRVFDAIIKRKTQFLFWPDPVERRALVVQTLSELPHCVGYVDGTEIKLAEKPTVDCEAYFSRKHIYSLKAQCVCDHKLVIRHMVLGYPGSVHDARIYNNCELSTNATEMLTGSEWLAADSAYKLTSTLITPFRINATEGTLNQRILFNRTFSQYRIRIEHCFGLLKERFNSLKELKIQIKSDNSVKFACRWILVCAILHNIILKENDGGFDVDEESISENSEVDEPGDQNLPTVEGASKRLSLLSLMET, from the exons atgatttcagaaatccaacgcaaaaagGAAGATGAAATTATGGAAGACTTTAGCTTTGCATTGGCAGCTGCTGCATATTTTAGATATGGATCTACATTTGTTCATCATTCTGTCCCAAAATCACCCAActttttaatagatgtattaccGCATTTGGATGAAAACAGGTTTCGAGAAATTGTGCGAGTCAGCAAAACCACATTTGATTTTATCATTGATCTGATAAAGGATGACGAAGTGTTCAATGGTCCACGTTCATGTAAACAGTTTCCTATCCAAATTCAATTGGCTGTAGTAATGTACCGACTGGGTTCATGTGGAGAAGGAGcaacaattactaaaattgctagTTTGTTTGGTATTAGCGATGGTGGAGTAATACAG GTCATGACCAACAGGGTATTTGATGCAATTATTAAAAGGAAAACTCAGTTTCTGTTTTGGCCGGACCCTGTAGAGCGTAGAGCTTTAGTTGTTCAAACACTCAGTGAGCTACCACATTGTGTTGGCTACGTAGATGGAACGGAGATAAAATTGGCGGAAAAACCCACtgtagattgcgaagcatatttttctcgcaagcatatatattcacttaaggCTCAATGTGTGTGTGACCACAAACTAGTAATTCGTCATATGGTATTGGGGTATCCCGGTAGTGTTCACGACGCTAGGATATACAACAATTGCGAGCTATCCACAAACGCCACTGAAATGCTAACAGGATCAGAGTGGTTAGCTGCAGacagtgcatataaattaacttCGACCCTTATTACTCCTTTTAGAATAAACGCAACGGAAGGCACCTTGAATCAACGAATTCTGTTCAACAGAACGTTCAGCCAGTACCGAATAAGAATTGAGCATTGCTTTGGTTTATTGAAAGAACGTTTTAATAGCTTGAAAgaactcaaaattcaaataaagagtGATAATTCGGTAAAGTTTGCATGCCGGTGGATATTAGTTTGTgcgatattgcacaatattatattaaaagaaaacgacgGTGGTTTTGATGTTGACGAAGAAAGCATTAGTGAAAACAGTGAAGTCGACGAGCCTGGGGATCAAAACTTACCAACAGTTGAAGGTGCATCTAAGCGCCTTTCATTGTTATCACTAatggaaacttaa
- the LOC128922197 gene encoding kelch-like protein 17: MATSTTQETTSQCNLSELKPFFMDKLMKKIFCFYDEQSLIDVTFKVSNPEAFVPAHRLILSAASPYFENLFNGDRGNALVIEINDIDSDIFERLITFCYTGQALVTVDNVAAMLKAAIELQLEDAATMCMDFIMSHIDECTLQVVYALERETQCELVKRKIHEYEIQNFLEISQRDEFLNFDVEKLQCLIESHNLNVACEKDAHDAITRWFNHDVSARQQHLPRLVACLRLTQFDVDFLLTHIQSLPGCELLALQVSMWISNSSARHRINIRFTEPRVRIGARNCDEKTLLLVYEEHNSSKACALQYNKAEDTWQKYATLYKDTINSSAILKDDNLLFIGGDSYKSPSKSFLSWNIPNKTWRKLSKMNHRRQDHSVVELEGKIYAIGGRGENDTILQSVERYTASNGWEFVAPLITARCEAGAVSLNGKVYIIGGSNGKTLKSVECYNPDSNSWTYCAVMREEYPSLSVAAHNGHIYVVGYFNGMPAVERYDPNRDKWTQICSLDGKLNLTTKRPYVLSGSWYGFACASLDNELWAIGSSMNNETTVEVYNEENDHWVQKRPLPKGFIYSCFVIPVTFLTSK; this comes from the exons ATGGCCACAAGTACTACACAAGAAACTACTTCACAGTGTAATTTGAGTGAATTGAAACCATTTTTCATGGACAAgttaatgaagaaaatattttgcttctaCGATGAACAGTCTCTAATTGATGTGACTTTTAAAGTTTCTAACCCAGAGGCTTT tgTACCCGCGCATCGTTTGATACTCTCAGCAGCGAGTCCTTACTTCGAGAACCTCTTCAACGGCGATCGAGGCAATGCTCTTgtcatcgaaataaatgatattgATAGTGATATCTTTGAGCGCTTAATAACATTTTGCTACACAGGACAGGCGCTGGTTACAGTTGACAATGTTGCTGCGATGCTGAAGGCGGCAATCGAGTTGCAATTGGAAGATGCCGCGACCATGTGCATGGACTTCATTATGTCGCACATCGATGAATGCACATTACAGGTTGTATATGCGCTAGAACGCGAAACGCAATGTGAACTTGTCAAGCGGAAAATCCACGAATACGAAATACAGAATTTCTTAGAG ATCAGCCAACGCGACGAGTTTCTCAATTTTGATGTTGAGAAATTACAATGCCTTATAGAATCGCACAATTTGAATGTAGCTTGTGAGAAAGATGCACATGATGCCATAACTCGTTGGTTTAATCACGATGTTTCTGCGCGTCAACAACATCTACCTCGTTTAGTCGCTTGCCTGCGGCTCACTCAATTCGATGTGGACTTCCTTTTGACTCACATTCAGTCATTACCTGGCTGTGAGTTGTTGGCCCTCCAGGTGTCCATGTGGATCAGTAATTCCTCAGCAAGGCATAGGATAAATATCCGATTTACTGAACCACGTGTACGGATCGGTGCTAGAAATTGTGATGAGAAAACATTGCTGCTTGTTTACGAAGAG CATAATTCGTCGAAGGCATGTGCACTTCAATATAATAAAGCTGAGGACACATGGCAAAAATATGCGACTCTATATAAGGATACTATAAACTCTAGTGCCATTTTAAAGGATgacaatttgttatttattggtgGTGATAGCTATAAATCACCATCCAAAAGTTTTCTCAGTTGGAATATTCCAAATAAAACATGgcgaaaattgtcaaaaatgaaCCATAGAAGACAAGACCATAGTGTTGTCGAATTAGAAGGaaaaatatacgctattggtGGTCGTGGTGAGAATGATACTATTTTGCAGTCAGTTGAAAG GTATACAGCATCCAATGGTTGGGAGTTCGTGGCACCTTTGATTACAGCACGTTGCGAGGCCGGTGCAGTGTCTTTGAATGGTAAAGTTTACATAATAGGCGGTTCGAATGGAAAAACCTTAAAATCCGTGGAATGCTATAACCCGGATTCGAATAGTTGGACTTATTGTGCAGTTATGCGCGAAGAGTATCCGAGCCTTAGT GTAGCTGCACATAATGGTCACATCTATGTTGTAGGCTATTTTAATGGTATGCCAGCTGTTGAACGTTACGATCCTAACCGAGACAAATGGACTCAG ATTTGCTCTCTGGATGGCAAACTAAATCTTACAACAAAACGCCCATATGTCCTCTCTGGTAGTTGGTACGGTTTCGCTTGCGCATCTCTTGACAATGAACTATGGGCTATTGGTAGCAGCATGAACAATGAGACAACAGTCGAAGTTTATAACGAAGAAAATGATCATTGGGTACAGAAGAGGCCGTTACCCAAAGGTTTCATATATTCATGTTTTGTTATACCTGTAACTTTTCTgacttcaaaataa